In Carassius gibelio isolate Cgi1373 ecotype wild population from Czech Republic chromosome A10, carGib1.2-hapl.c, whole genome shotgun sequence, the DNA window aagctcttggtgcataaagaagatctgtgaagtttcaaagactaaagtcttaaatccaaagagatattctttatcaaagtttagactctgccacgccccatTAAACTGGCTCATTCagacacacccccacatgtctacatcactatgtggaaatatttgcgtaatgctgcccaaatgttcatgcaaagaaaggagGCTaaagttagtgttgaagcagtcatgtcagggagattttatttggccttctgaaagtagatgcatttaggaatctttaagattacttacaacagaacagcagcgCATTTTATGCACGACCGTTTCAtcaacctaggagaggaggtcattctgactttgctaaaAACAGGAGTTTTGCGCACGTGTGTATGTGCGGGCGCGCGcttttgtgtttatgtatgtgggtgtgagagagagagagagagagagagagagagagagagagagagagagagggtcacagtgtagtctgtggcttgtgtactgaaACACATACGagtttcatcactgtgtctgtcacaccactctgttaCTCTCTcgagcttgaactgatggtaaaactaaggacattattaactgtctttacatttattttgaaagatgaagctctggattatggaaaggggcgttacatttccaatgagtgcttggggtgttcggccaatcacaatgcactgggtcagttggccaatcagagcagactgtgcttgtcagaaggagggactttgtagaaaacgacacgTTTGAGAGAGATGGGGCATAGGACCttctataatgtacagtatttgaaaaataatgtgttttttgaacattgaagcatttcaacatattctgttacacaaacacacaaaacaatgatctttaaaaaagcatcatatcaaCCCTTTCATTTATGTAAATGAATGTATTTCTTATGTGAAGTATTGTTATtggcttagcaacatgctaacctTAAAGTCTTTAGAAATCAATGGTGAATTGTGCCTTCTGTATGTATTTCATGAGCAGCACTATTTTTATAACATACAATGTTCCAAACCAGTCTAATGTTTCCTTTCAGTTATGTAGTTTTGGAGTCATagaaatatatacacaaataataaatgaGAGTGACCTGAGTGTGGGAGGTGCAGGCGAATCGTCGGTAGTAGCCGTAGTCACAGGACGTGTCCTCCAGACAGAAACTGGCCTTGTGTCCCTCTGCTACTCTTCTCTGAGAACTGGCGTCCAGCAGGTCATAATGACTGAACTCATCCATGCTGTGGTAGTGCCTGGAAACAGCAAAGTAAATCAGGTTATCATCATGCATCACTTTCAACGGGCGCTTTTCAGGTTTTGCCTGCCTCTGGGAATATCATTGCTAGCTGGGTTAGTTAATAGGATTTAGAATGCCTGCCATTCATTTTTTGTGCTTTAATCCAATTAATGAATTTCCTAAACACTGGGACATATATCAGATCTTCAAGAAGAAAAGAATGTCGTGCGGAGCCTTTCCAAAAGAACTCCACAGCTAATGTGTGAGCTGGAATTTACACCACGCAAACCTCTGCTTATTTCACCTCAAATAGTCTCAATGGAGCCAGTGAAATTGTGAAAGAGACAGTTTAACCAAAACGTGTAATTTTCTTATAATTCACTTCACTTCTTCATGTTCCTACCAAAAAAGAGACAATTTCAAGAcagtttttcatgcatttttcccCCAATTACAATAAATGGGGACTTTCTAGCTTCAAATGTAGCAAAACCACCATTAAAGCTTTTAATTTGAGAATCACTGTTACTGTGTTATTGCGTTAAGATCAGTCTGACTTGAGAAGAAATCATTCCTATTTGTAAATAAATCTTTCAGATGGTTTCTGTGAACTGGAGTATTTAGACCAGATTTGAGAATGaatcaacaacaaaacaaaaaaacacaaatcagacATTGCTACACTCATGAGACTAGAAATATTTCATGCTGACATCTTTTATAATGTTTTGCATCAGTCTCTATTCATTGCAAAGATATGGAAAAAATGACCAGTACATTCTTTAAAATTTCTCCTTTTACGTTCTACAGAATAAAGAAAGCCATTTAGGTTTGGAATGAGTAAATGACTCCACAAAGTCATttctgggtgaaatattccttaaaACCAAGTGGAAAAACTCCAGCATAGCCACAAATCACTTCATGTAATCCTATTGGATGGTTCAGTAGCacccagatttaaaaaaaataaataaataaatatgtgaggtataaaaaaataaatcacaaacagaaGACGTTCATATTATGgcacatcaaataaatgcaggtcagCACGCAGACCTTACGCCTCATTTATGCATAAGACCTGAAGTCATTGTATACACTGGAGCTTGTCCAAATGTAAGCTGTAGTTGATGGTGAGGCACGGCTTACTTCAGGACAAAACTATGCAGTGAGCCATTACTCAGTCGACTGAATTATAAGCAGCAATAGTGGGCCTCtgcaaagtgttttcatttaGACAAGACCACAGAacccttttttttctgttaaaaacagCACCACCAGCACCAGATTCAGATATCAGTCAGATACAACACTCAAGCCATGATAAAGCTTCACAATCTTGCTTTTGCCTAAGGAATTCAGTTCATTGCATCATATCTGCTCCCTTTAGAGTTCTTAACAGTGGTCTGTGATGCATTACTAAACATGCAGCATCAGAAAACGATGCAAATGCCTGGACCTGTTAGATTCGGACTTACTGGTGGCAGCTGTGCCATTCCCAGGTGTAGCGCGGCCTGCTGGGAAGAAAGTCGGAGGTACCTTGGTTCTTGACTCGCTGCGGGAATCTCAGCAGCATACGCGTGTCGTAGTCTCTCACGCTGGATCTGTATGCACTGCTGCTCGACAAAAACAGCCTTAATGGTTACAAAATATCAGACATTTCTCAAATTGTCCTCCTAACAGCTTTCAGAATGTGTATCTTGGCCCTGCGGCCACACGTTTCCAAAGTAACTGGTCTGGACTATTCTTGTGTGCCCCAGTAATGTGTTTCACAGTCATGTATGTGATTAATCTTTATGTGAAATCTGTTTGCAGAGTTCCTCACTTCCCATCATGGCAAGACTTTTCGTGTGATTTCGTGTAATTCCTTCCCCTCTCACAGAGCTGGTTTGAGTTATAGGATGTTCCTACCACATGGGATTTAGGTTCTCATGACTCATCTGTTACACTTGGAGGAGTGCAAGAGTGCCAACTCTCCTTGTCTGGTTGCAACACTGCACCAAAAATCTTGATTACGTTCTTCTGTTTTATATCAACAACAATACCTCGCCAAGCAGTTTTCCTCAGCGGCACATCTGAGATTGTACATGGGAACTCTCTGCACGTACGCAGACGCTTGGATGTTGTATGGGTCTCCAACAAGATCAGGCAAACCTAAGAAACactgaaatgttttattaaacgATACAAGAAAATGCACAGGATTCAAAGTAAAATACAAGAAGTTATTTAAAAAGAGCTTAACCTGACCACCTGCAAAGTGGCTAAACCCCTTTGAAAAACCATCAGACCACCCCTGACCAGCAAAATaccttaatcttttttttttccctgcaaGAATGCCATTATTGTAAACTTGCAGGTTCAGTTTATGCAATTAAAATACAATAGAAGGATCCAATGGAGTCCTATTTTTGTTCTTTGGAATTAATAGTTTGTGGTGCAGTTTCCTTTTAATCTCATGGTGGACAGATTATGCATTTTGCGAGTGGATGTGAAGCAAATAATGTTCACCCATATTATGCAAAGTAATTATCAAATACTACATTATTAATAGTCTTTTTTATTTAGGAAGTTGCTGCTAAATCCACAAAAATTATAAAGTTTGAGTATGCATGATGAAAaaaagtcagacagacagagtcagacagacagacttgATTCTATCCTTACCATGCTGGAAGTATCTTGTGCCATATCCCGGGCGCGGAGCAGGACGGGGTCGCTCGTACGTATCGTAATAGTTATAAAACGGGTTGTCCGGGTCAGTAGACTTGTATGGGTTGTAAGGATCATCTCCAACCATCATTGCATCGTCCAGCGCGGGTCTGTCGGTGCCGTTGACTGATGTTTGCAGCTGGTCTGTCTGATTCCTTCTCTCGTGTGATCCTCTTGCGCGCGCTCCATCTCCACCTGATAACCAGCGCAAGTTACCACCGCGCGCGCCGATACCTGACTGCACACGCGCGGACCCGCGGTTCTGGGAGGGTCGTAATGAAGCAGCAGCAGCTGAGCCGTCGGCTCCCGTGGCTGCTTCATCATCGCGGACGATGGCTATCGGCCTGGCTTGCGTCTGCTCTTTGTTCCCGTCTCGTTTTAACGGGGGCTGATATTCCGAGCCTTGACTTAATATACTAAAGAGTTTGCCGTTGTGCTGCCATTGTAAGGTTTGTCTGAGAGCTGCCGCTCCGCTGTTGCCCTGACGCTGAGAATGACTAGTTTGTACAATGCAACTTAATAAACACACATGCGCAAATGCGTAAATTAAGGTGTCAATTAAACTAGTacccatttttttatgttaaattaactTCTCCAGTTCTTCTTCTTAACGACGTCCCAGTACCCTGATTTGGGgtgaaataaaaaaagctaagaTGTGCTCTTTCATAAAGCTTGTTTGAAAATAATCAATTAAGTTAAATCAAGTGAGACTTAGGATACATAACGGAAAGGTGAGATCTCAGTGCGACCTCCTATTGCTCTGCGCTTGGACTAACTGATGAGCAAGTGCAAAAGGGAGGAGGAGCTGACTTTTTACAGTTTCTTGttataggctacaagctccgtGTAACGGAAAAGCCCCGTTCTTATGAAACTGTAAAACGTGAGATTGAACATGTTCAAGAAGACCGAAATATGTAAagaatttgtacaaaaaaaactCTGAAGCTGCTGTCATCGTAACAGACTTTACATCAGTGCAGAAATATTTGTTGACATTTCCCTCAGTATAATGCATtcccatacacacacaattaatattaaagaaaatatattcgatataataaaaagaggaaaattatagtttaaaatgCATGTGCCATGTAttgttttaaacagcatttaaatttTCGTGTAACCATGAAAACGGATTTATTGCTCATTGAATGcatgtttgaatatatttatttttaataaaaaatattttgcagcatatttaaataactaaaaaaaaaccaaacttacatttatttatttattttttgtatacatttttttttaagaatacaaaaccttttataattttataaaccGATATAGTAGCCTATTAAAAAAAGTTGTACATCAAGTtttcttcaaaacatttaaaaaaaaaaatatgtttgaggAAGATAGATGTGGTTTTTGGATCAGCATTTCTCATTTCTTTTCTGTTCTGCGGTGACGACTTAAACCTTTaagaggccaaaaaaaaaaaaacacctcttgGCAAAATGTCTCCATGTATCAATGTTCTAGAGAGAGGCCTGCAAAGTATGCAAAACAGATTTACACTACATTGTCTATTCAGGAAGTTGCTGCTCATAAAAATAAATCCCCCTTTATTTTCTCCCTATAACTTTCACTAAATCCTTTATGACTTTTTTCTAGCCCTTTTTTGAAAGCAAAGTCATGTGTGGGGCCTTCAGAGCTTTACGAGGTGCTACATTAAACATCACATGTGCTTAAGTTTCAATAGGAGCTCTTACTGGAAACTGTTCTACGTTCGTCACATTATGCACTGTTTATAACATTCAATCATAAACTCACCTTGGCCACCCAGACCTTAACATAGATGCCTCTTTCAACTCTTTCCCTTAACTGTATGCACTCTCATCTGACCCAACTACTGCCTTGTGCTTTCCCTTGAGCGATGCATCCTATGGTTTCCAATGAAAGCATAATTGCTAGTTAGAACAACTTAATCAGTGGTCTCCAAATTCTGTGTCTATCTTCTTAAACCACTCGTGCCCAGTGACAGACCGCAAGGACCAACAATGCACGACGAAAGAGAAGTTCCCAAAGTCTTTTTTCACTCTCTTTTCAGCGGACCAACAGAAAATATCCTTTAAATTTAGGGCTTCACTGAACGTGTGTCATAAATTACACAGATGATATTTCATTGTGGCCTTCACTCTGAACCCATAGACTATATATTATCTTAGTCAATGTAAAATGCATCTCTTTTAGATTTCATAGGCTATTCAACATGCACGTGTGCAATGAACTTTCATCATGCAAACTGTTTTGCAGACACTAGAGGGCACATTTTAACTTAACAATACGGGATTCTTCAGATCAGACATACTAAAGATTTGTTAATTGCAGCAGCAGATATTTTGTACTGTCAGTTGTCAGTTCTGGGAATTTTTAGAACAATTTGCCCTCGTTTTgacttcaaaattaaaataatccaaATGATGAGAAAAAATCTGCTTTTAAAGAAATAGTCCACCCcaaatgaaaatttgcttaaaattCATCCTCAGGCCATTTAAGGCCCTGTCCAAACTAACATGGTTATTCTCAAAACCGTAGCTTTTTCTACTCCATTTGGCCGTTCATCCACAATGCTTCACAGCATGCATTTGCATCTTCATGTGGacagagatctttttttttctttttcaaaacagaaggaaaaaccctaaccctaaccctaaccctaagtttATAAAACTACCCGTGTAGGTTTGGACATGgcttaagatgtagatgagtcctTATCCATAATACTGCTTTCTCCAATGATAAAAAAGTCTAgtctaaatcaggagagaaagaTGCACAgtcaaaacagttctaaactaaaatgttggtggattttgatgtgagagaaaaTCTGATCCGATACgtctataatacataaaaaaagaataaagaagagCGAAAAAACAGATCCAGGatgttcaataaattacattttgaaatatattcaaatagaaaacagctacttTAAATAGGCaaaagtatttacaaatgttattgttttgctgtactttggatcaaataaatgcaggcttggtgaacatttacatttacatttaatcatttagcagatgcttttatccaaagcgacttacaaatcagaacaatagaagcagtcaagtcaacaagagaacaacaacagtatacaagtgacatgacaagtctcagtttagtacagaacacatagccaacatatatatatatttttttaaaggaatatgatagacaagaaaagaaaaggtaagtgctagtattagttggttaagtggacagaagagacttctttaaaaaaaacattaacaagcttactgttcaaaaaacttctgactggtagtataggcaactttatttttttctctaatttctagcttagaaatctataactgctggacaataacaaataataatgatttgtttatatactaccaacactgtttatcacataataaggcagaatagtttctatactgtaataaatgctatgtcagttagcactgcattgttcatatactttatttatcacttgctggagatgacttgaaaaacaatATATTGTCGTAATCatatattaatgtcttcgtgtttccaaaagtttctgtgaaaataactgttttcatacagcggtagctggacgcttttgcccatattaggaatttcctgGTATGACTTTCTGCGAGAGAGCTCCCTCCTGCGTATGAaagaaacacacactgcatgagTGTTTAGTGCTCTGTGATGTTCATCTCGCCGTATTCTGGGTCCGAATGAAATATCAGATCATACGCAGActatctctttgagtttaaatctatatttattcacaccagctcttcgGAGGATGAATTTCCGTGATGAAAAAAGCGTGTGTGGGGGGCatgtcccccgcgtaatctacgcccctgattTGTGCTATCTCGGCTGTGCTGTCCTGCACCTTCGCAGGGTCATGGGGAATTTTTTCTCTCCTCTTCAAACTCTCCTGCAACTTGAGATGACTCATCTTTGGCTGGTTTGCTAGGGTAAACTTGCTGTATTGTGTCGGGTGTTTGTTTTTGAGGTGCTGTATCAGGTTTGTTGTGTTAAATGAAGCCTTTTCCTTTCAACCTCTTGCAATCCCAAGTTTACATATCTCACAGTTTGCTATGGCAATGTTGTTGTCATCAACTTTATAATACCTCCAGGCCGCAGACATACTCGCGCTTTCTGCATGCTGCTTCCGTGTTCTGCTTTGCCAGCATTTAACCAATAGCATCTCTGCAACAAAGTGATGTCATGCCACACGTGTTGTTGTTTCTGTGTGGAGTCAAAAGGGTCTAACTCTTGTGCCACCGCATAACTATAGATGTGTTAAAAAATAACGagagtatatatatatctgaGTCCTGATTGGGAGGTAACGTCCGATTCCGATCAAGTCTGAAACCACATGATCGGGCACGATTTCCGATCACGTGATTAGGATCTGGAAATCCCCACTTTTTACCCTGTAAATCAGCTCTGTTTTCAGCAAGCTGTTTTTTAAtccatgttgctttaaatgctaatgagctctgctgaccccgcccctctcctTCATGGGGTGACGAGCATACTGTAAACTTCAGCCTTGAAACTGACTAACAAGCACATTATTATAAAAaggaattataataaaaaaatttgcaaagattcataaaaaccccatatactcacttcttctgtagATGAAGATGGATCACGAATGATTTGCGTGAACATAGATGCATTTTGGCAGATTGTGGATCGCATTACCTTCAAAAACAAAAGTAACGACtgctttattcattattatatccAACAACACAACACCTTAATTGCTTTAGTCGGAGACATTCTTGTCTTCCCCTGCACACAATGGCCAACTGATGACAGCTCCCTCAGGGGCGTGTCTCAGATAAGATGGCCTTGTCAATCATAtgtcgtgggaggggcctgtgcagAACTATGTAATTCTGACAGGAATCCCAGAACAGCTTGATATGAGAaaggggattaaaaaaaaaaacactgtgtggatttttattattacaattcataCAATAATCATATTAATGATGGATTCATTCTGTTacttacaaacatgcatcttttcacttcacaagctttaatggactggagtgatgtggattacttgtggattattgtgatgttttcttcagatgtttggactcttattctgatggcacccattcactgcagaggattttcaaatctgttctgatgaaaaagcAAACTCATCAAGAGTAAATTGtcaacaaattttcatttctgggtgaattgTTGCTTTAAGAAATAAAGTAGGGCACGCCTTGAGTGTCTTAATactttcataaaataattatcatataaaaatattgtcagggttaggcaaggaggaactcaagtgcagacagggaatcacaaaacaaggggtttatttacaaaaaggggaaaaacaaaaacccacgagggggaaaacaacggctatgtcagaaacaaaacaacttaacaggacaggattgacatgaaaaaacaaactcttaaacactaactacaaacaaacactcacgttaatacaaagacttctcaaagggggttacaagggtaaacttctcacaagactgaccagtaggaatacatatgtgaaacaatgaaccgacgcaagacagagcacactaggagatctaaatagggggaacaatcaagacacgacaggtggcacagatgggacaatcaagacacgactaggttaacaaggggggcggggcaagggaacgagacaacacaagcacatggcccaaagacaaggccatgcgcttgtacacaaaacacgggtctgtcatgatcctgcctcaagactaggaaaaatcaaggacacgagggcagaatcatgacaaatatatttaaaacattaaaatatttaattaattgaaaaatgtaattttaatattaatttaaaatttacagttttattttattttgaacaaactgattttaaatataaaatgaagtgTCTGACATTCAAACTAAACTGAGCAGTTATATACTGAACAGTTGATTCATGTCACAGCTGGAATCCTTCATCGACCAATCATCATCCAGGAATCTGTTTTATAGTCTACAGCACTTTATGTGAAAAACCATGCCATGTTCTTCAGTTGTGTCATGATAAATCAGTAAAGTGTTAAGAACTGTATCAGTTTAATGTTAGATTCATTGTAATAATTCTGAGAAAATATGTGACAACCACACAGACTTCAGACTTAAAATGGGCCTTACGA includes these proteins:
- the LOC128021370 gene encoding protein-lysine 6-oxidase-like produces the protein MGTSLIDTLIYAFAHVCLLSCIVQTSHSQRQGNSGAAALRQTLQWQHNGKLFSILSQGSEYQPPLKRDGNKEQTQARPIAIVRDDEAATGADGSAAAASLRPSQNRGSARVQSGIGARGGNLRWLSGGDGARARGSHERRNQTDQLQTSVNGTDRPALDDAMMVGDDPYNPYKSTDPDNPFYNYYDTYERPRPAPRPGYGTRYFQHGLPDLVGDPYNIQASAYVQRVPMYNLRCAAEENCLASSAYRSSVRDYDTRMLLRFPQRVKNQGTSDFLPSRPRYTWEWHSCHQHYHSMDEFSHYDLLDASSQRRVAEGHKASFCLEDTSCDYGYYRRFACTSHTQGLSPGCYDTYNADIDCQWIDITDVKPGNYILKVSINPSYQVPESDYSNNIVRCDVRYTGNHVYVSGCHISQY